In Oscillatoria acuminata PCC 6304, a single window of DNA contains:
- a CDS encoding RAMP superfamily CRISPR-associated protein produces MINLQDWLKNPVETLSLTAIIDTALCVGAGGSTGSLADKPIVRMADGKLLIPGSQLKGRLRHECEKLARGLDWPICESPTAETMCPQLAGFSDQEKAKFNRSYDGIEPDHQHHCLICQMFGNPALASRIVVDDLICAEDPENLPEVLRPGVTINRRRQTAEDKKLYFLETSPPNAQLKFKGSLHFQPNCPDYAKALILAALRHINALGGSKSAGLGWLTWKYPKDIKIEDEIWSKLLLKGK; encoded by the coding sequence ATGATTAATTTACAAGATTGGCTGAAAAATCCAGTAGAAACCCTATCTTTAACGGCGATTATTGATACCGCATTATGTGTCGGTGCAGGGGGGTCAACAGGCTCCTTAGCCGATAAACCAATCGTGCGGATGGCGGATGGGAAATTATTGATTCCCGGTTCGCAATTGAAAGGACGATTGCGCCACGAATGCGAAAAATTAGCGAGGGGATTAGATTGGCCCATTTGCGAATCTCCGACGGCGGAAACGATGTGTCCCCAACTTGCGGGATTTTCGGACCAAGAAAAAGCGAAGTTTAATCGATCCTATGATGGGATTGAGCCTGATCATCAGCATCATTGTTTAATTTGCCAAATGTTTGGTAACCCGGCGTTAGCTTCGCGAATTGTAGTCGATGATTTGATTTGCGCTGAAGATCCAGAAAATCTGCCGGAAGTCTTGCGTCCCGGCGTTACGATTAATCGCCGTCGGCAAACCGCCGAGGACAAAAAACTCTACTTTCTGGAAACCTCTCCTCCTAATGCTCAGTTAAAGTTTAAGGGAAGCCTTCATTTTCAACCCAATTGTCCCGATTATGCTAAAGCGCTGATTTTGGCAGCATTGCGGCATATTAATGCTTTAGGGGGGAGTAAATCGGCAGGATTAGGGTGGTTGACTTGGAAATATCCAAAGGACATTAAGATTGAGGATGAAATTTGGTCGAAACTGTTACTTAAAGGGAAATAA